DNA from Tachypleus tridentatus isolate NWPU-2018 chromosome 8, ASM421037v1, whole genome shotgun sequence:
attaaacaactttagaaGCCTCTTCAATGTGGTATTGTTATACAGTTAGCTTTGTTGATAGAATTtcagttagaaaaataacaattttgtatAAACCATTACTGATGTTCCTGTGATGCCCGTCTTTCATTATGTATTTGACTCAAAAGGTAGTACAGTATTGAAATCAAATCAATCCTGTGCTGAGACAGCTCTTGGAAACCAGCAATAAACTCCAGTTTTACTTGCACAAGCAAATAAAAGTAGTGATGCATTCCACCTGAAAAGGATGCCAGTTTGGCACAGTTTAACCTTTTAGCTAATAATTTGTACCCATTGTGCAGCTTGATAGActgaaacaatcaaaataatgtgTCTTTCTCAAGGACTTGACAACCATGAGATGAAAGCAAAATGTCACTGAGCCTACAGCTCCTTTGTATTGAATCTTTTGAATCTACCACACATTGAATCATATCGTATTATCTACAACTATATATGAGTGAGGTTAATAaggtttaataaaagaaataatgtgtTGCCATAAGTTAGCAACCATTATATCAGTTTTCAGTCATGTTTTCTAACTGTCTTATGTAAAGTAACCTTCATCCCTCTTATTCTTGAAGGACAAATTTGAAAATGGTTTtctcagtttaaaatgtttagttatagaGTAAAATGTCGAGGTGTATATGCATATACGAACATGACACGCAGAAGTTAGGTAAAGCACATTTCTTGATAGCTCATTTATTAAGTGGTTTAAATactactttatttctttaatattaccatctgtaaaaAATGATATTGGAACATATTCTAAGTCAAACtgtgaaaaaatgtatatatatagacatgcacactaacatgtatattataaatgacagttttatttggtcttaaaataacttaaaataaggaaaacattCTGTTACTTTGAGAAGTAAGACAGCAATTATGCCACCTTTtaattttaagatgaaaaaaTGATAACTTCTGTGATAAGCTCATCTCTGACATATGGCTATGAATATTTGGGAAACACTGTTTGGCTTGTTATTACTCCTCTCACTGATCGCTGCTAACATACCCTCTTTGGGGCATTGCATCTTCATTTGGGGGGGGTGCTCCTGAAGGACCAGCCAGGCACTGGGAAGACTGAAACCACAAAGGACTTGGCCAAAGCTGTTGCAAAGCAGTGTGTTGTATTTAATTGTTCAGATGGCCTGGACTATATTGCTTTAGGAAAGTTTTTCAAGGTAATGTATCCTCTGCTCctcatgaaataaacaatttctcaCTGTAACAAATATCATTTCTACTGTATGGTAATGAGGTTAAAGATATCCACTAAAGtcacaatacaaaaatacaagtgAAGTATTAATACTAAATGAATTGTCAGCAATACACTAGTTatgctttttaaaaatgtttgtattagaaTCTAGTACGCACCACTTTTTGAACagtttgtattttcagtttacagttgattgtaaataatttgtaatttattatgatctttaattcattaatatatgtatatattgtcttTTATAAGAAATGACATTCACAAATGTAAGATGTTGCAATATTATCAATAACAATTTGCTTAATTTAAGATATGATGAAAGCAAAATTGATGGCTAACTTATATCAGAAGTTTTCTATAGATATTAATAACGTTTATAGAATAATTTGaacagagcttaatgttttattttaagggTCTTGCTTCCTGTGGTGCCTGGTCCTGTTTTGATTTAGAAGTTCTATCTGTAGTAGCTCAGCAGATCTTAACTGTCCAACGAGgaacagaaattaaattaaatccaACATGTTCGGTATTTATCTGTATGGTAGGAAATTTACTATCATCACATGTCATGTACCATTAAGATGACTAATAACATTAATGAACTTTTCCTCTATGTTAGCCATGTTGATCATTAGTACTCCAAGGttatgattttgaaataattcatataacAGGTAGAAAACATTCTAATGTGAATGCTCCATGTAACATAAGTGTAGAGTCACTGAAACTGATGAGAATAGTCTATTAACAAAATTAGAGAAATTAGAACCGAAAATGAGGATGAATTAGAAGTAATTAAAATCATGTgattagtgaacaaaataaagatgagtaaataaataacttgtgtgTCTGATAAAAAAGCGAATAcgattgttaaagtattttaaaataatattgtagcTAGACACGTTGTACTCCAGTATTTAATGTCGGATACAGAAAGTAACTTTGTTTCCaagttaataaaagatatttctCATTTGTTAAttgccaaaaaaaacaaaaaaagaactgAAACAACTGCTTTTCATCCAACTCCAACCGTATTAGTAGAAAGATTCAACAGAACTTTGTTGGATACGATGTCTCAATACTGTGAGAAAGATCGGAATACTTGGACAGAGCTCTTTCATTTATTACGTATGTGCTGAAAATGAGTCTAGTTTCGAAAGTCCGTTCTTTCAACTACATGGTAGAGATGTACTGCTGCCTAAGAAAGAGATAATGACCTCTAAAGTATTTATTATGCAGTGATTACAAGACTGAGTTATAACAGAGAATGCAGTTCGCTTTTCAGTTAactgttaaacatttaacaaaatctgCTGAACTTAGAGAGAAACAAggaaacaggtttgtttgtttttgattttcgcgaaAAGCttctcgaaagctatctgcgctattcgttcctaatttaacagtgtaagactaaagggaaggctactagtcatcatcacccaccaccaactcttggactactctttcatcaatgactagtgagattgacggtcacattataacgctcccacggctgaaaaggagagcatctttagtgcgacggggattagaacccgcgacccttacgttacgagtcgaactcttaacccacctggccatgctgggctctttCTGGATAGTATCTGATTGTGCGTGCACTTtgatactttttttctttttagtattatttgttaGTCGTTATGGCAGCAAAAGGTCATGTAAATGATccaaatatattctgttacatTTGTCGTAAGTTTGTTGTGAGGAATCAATGACAAAATATCacaagatttctcaaaaacatGCAAGGCTGCAATACTcggaataaaaaaagaaatttcttatCCAATCTTCATTTTATAATAAGACCTGATGTAGCTGTATCTACTTCACCAGAGACTCTTGATACAGTGTtatctgattctgaatctgatgtcaatagaaataataataatgagtgtTTTCAACTTGAAGCATCTGATGAACCACAGCTTTTCATACAAGATGAACTTATTGATTTCGTGATAGATTTGAGCCTTTTAAAAGATTCTCCAGGAATTATGGGTTATAGGGTTCTGGCTTAGAGCTTACTTTCTGTAGGGACATCACATTACTGGTacagaaataatgagaaacagttATACTGTTTTCGCATGAAGGTTCCCTGGTTTATTGCACTAATATTGCAAAATTAATACCAACACTAGAAGCTGCAGTATATGAGCAGAGTGAATTGTGATTGTTTACTGATTGCTCCAAAAGAAGTCTGAAAGGTGTTCTACACAATAGTAACTTATATGTATCTGTTCCTATTGCTCATTTGGCTCATACGAAAATCTTGAAATTCTTCTTAATAAGGTCAACTACACATACCATCACTGACTATTTTGTGGATACTTAAAAGTTCTTTCTATGTTGTAAGGTTGGCAATCAAGTTATAcagagtttttatattttgtgaaagttTTCAGGAAAGTTTAAGCTAACATAACGTAATCCAAACTAATCTGAGttcatgttttttgttgaatGGGGCAGGAATATAGTCTTCaacattgaaaaagaaacaatggcCATGCATTGTCCTGGTTGATAAATAAAAGATAGACTAGAATacgtagttttaattataaaatacgaGTATTTCACAAATCAAGATGAATGAGTATTCATAtttgtttctcaatgtttttatctttacttcagtttatttatatttctcttgaaaaacataataataaaaagttataaacgCAATAATAATtggatctaagtaagagtttgtttttttcctgtttttcaGACAATATCGACGTCatagaaataaatgaatatttattttaaagtctgcgtatctgaattattaaaaatcaaaataacttgtaTCTAATTTAAATTATCAGGTGTATGTTATATTGCATAAACTCTTTggaacagtattaaaaactccATATGTAGTGATATTATTGAGCCACACACTCACGTGATATCAACagatcaattttaataattaattagccaattttcaaagtaaatttatGGATCATGAAGTATGGTTGGGTACAGTCGAATCTTTATTTcacattacagtttttattagacACGAAGACATCCAccttactatttttattttaacaaatcaaatcagTGGCCGTATGATTAATGAAAAGTCGCTATTAATCTCCCTGAGGAacaccagcttgtggagtaaagtattcagaaaaagttccttcaacatttactctacattttctacttttcaaaaagttagataactagcgaataattcctcgcggtagttccatttcattcattcggaaccttagaccatcgtgccaaacagtgtcgaatgcttcctcgatatcaaggaagcaagcgactgtacattcttttttattgaagctatctattattgtTTCGGTTAATcggattaggtggtctgtcgtttgtttaaatttcctgaatccattttgttcttttggtaattttgatgttatctccaagaatgtggagagtttattactgattattctttcaagaatgacCAGCCtgcacagctggtcaggctgattggtcggtagctatcaGGTTTATtagctggctttccttccttatggaacattaatatatttgcaagcttccaagaaactgggatgtattcTGAGGATAGAGAtaaattaaaaagtgaatttaggtggtcaaacaatttcggagtgccctttttagaaggatagcttgcATTTAATCTTcatctggtgctttgttttttatgtttgttattgcttcgagtaattcttgaagggatatttcatttgttagtaacgcGCTGGGTAAGCACgttaatctaagggtcgcgggttcgcgcccgagtcgcaccaaacatgctcgccctcccagccgtggggacgttatattgtgacggtcaattccactattcgttggtaaaagagtagcccaagagttggcggtgggtggcgatgactagctgccttccctctagtcttacactgctaaattagggacggctagcacagataaccctcgagtagctttgtgcgaaattccaaaaacaaacaaacaaacaggtaacgtgcttgcataatctgtgtcgtaacttgtatttgtatcagttatgtttattggaaacattagttcaaattgatgtttattgtttaatatgtaatTGGTGactattgtagaaatatgtattcatatctggatcagtgtgggttttaaaaacaatttggagttgatctttgaaagcttcggctatttctttatttgcgtGTGCtttagtattattatgttcaagtggaggttatttctttgtgtctgattcaaaattacccgaaattcaaaacggagtTTGAAAGTACCGTCAAActtcagaccacctgattcgacttacagaatcaattactgacagttttaataaaaatgaatgcactgtagcttgttttctcgatattgagaaagcttttgacacagtgtggcataatgatTTACGACATAGGTTACAGGAAATTGCTTTACCCCAGGTAACttttcgctggctgtccaactttctGGACAACCGAAAGTGCAAAGTAAATGTGAATAGGGCCTTCTCAGGGttcttttcacccgaagcaggagtcccgcagggaggggttgttacccctatattatttatcatgtatgtgagtaatatgcctctgtcggaccaaaatttaggttttgcatcacagtttgctgacgatgtagcagtctggaaaagtgcccccactcttTCAAttgcagcaacgaacctacaaccagttttaaataacatcgaagaatactgccagaaaaacagaattaaaatcaatattccgaaaacGCAAGTGATATTATTCATCAGActcaataaactgaaaaaaagattCACCAAAGCTCtgcatgaatggatcacttttactgactgctacttctgctaattttcttattttcttttataattctcattatttttttattttattgttattactagtagtagtagcattttCCATACggaaaaaagtaacataaaaaataaagaaaagaaaaaatacaaaaaatgtatattaaaatgaaaataaaaaaataaactttcttgtGTGTCCAAGCACGGACTGTGCCCTGAAACGGGCCAGATGCTATCAACATTCGGAAGAGAGTAAGAGGACTACTGTATCTGACCCttctgggtatttaacatcaatactcAAATACCCACTCAGAGAGATCGAACTCTCTACAGCAAAGATGGCTGCTTCGAGCAACAACTGGCGCAATGCTTCATCATTTCTGCCAAGTTTCTCGTTTAAATTGCTGCATCTCCTCACTTCTGATCGACTTCCCCCCTCTTACAATAGTTTTCTTAAGAATGAATACTAATGAAGCAGAACTTAGAATGTAATTTGACGTtcaaaaaatgtgtaaatttggacattattttaaatatatctgtaaaagttatttattttctttgtatgcacgaaaacaataatatttctattaacacGAAAGTGTGCCGTTTAAGCAAACCACAGTAATAATAAGTTAGCAAAAAACGattttaaacataatgaagtCATTTGTTCTAAGgtaacatactacatgtttcgacagaacattAATGTGTCTGAATAAGTCAAACCAATGTGATGAAGAAAATCTAGTATGTTCTCTCAGAATAAATCGCGTCTTTATGCTTAGAAATACTTGTTTTCTTAATCGTTATTTATAGAAGAATAATGTGATGCTTCCTCACCCACGTAAAAGACATAGCCGTAACTATAACTTCTTCCAGGTTCAACTTAATTTGTCCTTTCAGCACTTAACacgtaacttttaaagtattacactTCAAATGTAAAGAGGTTTTCACAGAATCATTTGTCTCTCATCACATAGCTCAATTCATGAGACTGGTATTCAACGAAAAACGTATTGGGTGATGACAAATATAAGACTGGAAAGTTACTTTTTATACACCTTTCTTTTCTAGCCGTAatagaatgaaatcaaaattggcggtcAAACTTCTAGCTACACTTGTAACattgacaataaataattctagagaaaatattcattcatcaatTAGCCTGGCTACGTTGTTTGTTCAGTTTAGGACATCAaggtatagctaccagtttggtctgcaattttatttcattcctttaagtcacacatTTAATTCTTCTTTTTCGCCGCACAtcactttcacatttaatttgataAGACTTTTTATCAATACACGTTAACAAATCCCatcaaataagaaatgaataagaTCACAACCATATTATTCAAAACGGAACTTTACGTATCTTTGTTTCTTCTCAAAACATGGTCAATAGCTTATTTATAGTAACAACATGGAATTTAGACTAACAGATACTTGTCATTAACACTCTGAAATCGGCAGAGCTCTTTGAAACATCATCATCTATGCTAAATTCTTAATATAACATCTCCTGATGCTAAATTCAATCAAAGTTTTTCACGTTATATCTCATTAATTTCTTAACACATTGCCTTATAATTTGGTGTTGGAAGTAAATTTCCAATAAATATAATCACATGATAGTTTGAGTTAACAGGGTCTGAAGACATAAAATAGAAAAACGTTAAACTATTACTCCTGTTAACTCTCCAGTCGGATCGTCACCTTGTCGTGGTGAGAGAGCATGCGCGTGCAAGTAATCCTGAGAGCGATGTCGTCGGGAGGCTTGCGTTTCTGGTAGGGTCATCCATGATGGCAAGATCGAGGGTGAGGTTCCTGACAAAAAACAACCCAACCCCAACCTGGACTCCTCAACGGCAGGAAGAACGGACAAGGGCTGCAGCAGTTCTACAAGTTCTAATCGTCTTGGTGTCCTTGCCATTGGACTCGACttgttgggggcgttataaggtatcggttaatcccacttttcgttggtaaaagagtagcccaagagttggcggtgggtggtgatgactagctgccttccctctagtcttacactgctaaattagggacgtctagcatagatagccctcgagtagcattgtgcgaaattccaaacaaacaaacaaaacaaatcattgaCCTCGGACAAGGACACCGCCTTAAGGTAAAACGCTTGACACCAGCTGTTTCAACATCTGGTTTACATCTGCTAATTTCCGCTGCAAGTTGCTGTTGATTATATGTGCCAGGCTCGCcttcaataataatgaaaaagttgggtgttttgttttaagtggtgTATTTTTTGGTTGTgtagtttcattttgtaattaatttctactttttcttttcGACACTACCAGAGTAAACTcttggttttcatttgtttgttctagattttttcttcttcattagttTCTGCGTTATCAACATCCAAGGCTTTGTTTAAGTTAGTAACATAATccgtattattgttagtgtagGAAGGAACTATCTCCACCtctgtatgagaagtttcttcaccTTCATCTTCAGAATTTTTACTTGAATTACgtaactatttttctttctggttttcgtttttcttttatattctttttattgttttctttatcacaTTCCAGAGATGTTAATTTTGGTTTTGCAACATTTAAAAGTGCCACTAATGgggagtttttttttaaattctaaattattcCTAGTTTTTGGCCACCAAGCGAAGtagacttctttgtttgtttttcaggcCACTCGTTGTGGATTTCTTCGTTTTCCGGAGTCATGGTTGTATTCCAGTGGTCAGCATCGCTTTTTTCTTGACGACCCACACTTTCGTCGACTTAGTTGGATCCgtctctttttttcttctcattcaacTGTTGCTGTTTCTTACAGTATGGGTAATTATTTTTGTCCAAGAGAGtatagtaatttatctttgttcagatAAGTGAAGGTGGTTGTCGCAGGGAAAGGGTTATAAGTTTTTCCTACACTATTTATATAAACTCAAGAGTTTGCAGAAAACTATCCTATATCTCAGCTCACACTCGCCAAAAGTCCCCGGCGTTTGACTCATAAACTTagtgccgcgggttcgaatcctggtcgcaccaaacatactcgccctttcagccgtgggagcgttataatgtaacggtcaatcccacagtcaatccactattcgttggtaaaagagtaaccaaagagctGGCGGAgcgtggtgatgaccagctgccttccctcttgtcttacactgctaaattagggacggctaggggcagatagccctcgagtagctttgcaagaaattcaaaaaacaaacaaaccacatcatctaaaattatacacaaatattcaaagatACCAACGACAGTAGGTAGACTCCTAAACAGTACAATAACGcatttcgataaaaattggatgaaaaatgaactattatgcgaACTAAACAggtaggtacctcatacatgatgaagatagacTTAAACACCCCTCcccgatcaacatatattttaaacacagaaataaattaaaaaacaacaacaactaaatacaataatatttaaaagggGAAAAAacaaaaggccaccatcaaactagacttaGTACTGATAGGGAAATTCATATATAGAGATGTACGAAAATAGTATatagacattgccctgaaaagggtcggagtaaacTCAGAATACTCTGACCCTAAAATAGTAGCTATACCAGCTCATACAGCATGATCATGAAAGTAAAGAAAGGAGAAAGACGTTAAAGGTACATAAGATTACCCAAATCTTGAGAGAGAAAGAGCGAACACGGAAACGAACgaaacgtttttttaaaatataccatgTTTTGTCATTATTAGGACCAATAATTCAAGGTACATGTATAAATGTGCATATGATATTTATTTACccttaaatttaatatttgatatctgGATTTCATATAAATCCCAACTTTTTCAACTCCACATTTATAATTGAATGTAAAAACATGTTCGCCTTCTGCACTATTAGAGGATACCACAGAAGGCAAAATCTGAtgtaatttagaaatatatataaaacacaaaatatcaggtttcaCTTTAAATGAGGAAGAAACACActtttggaatatatatatatatatatatattctatcaaaaaaaaaaaattgtacaaggATACTAACAACACCACATTCATGTTTCTTCTTTCATCAAGCGTTCAGTCCGACTTTCCTAAATAGTCATATAATTAGCTGTCAACTATGAAGCGTATTCAAGGCCGTGAGaagatttcaaaacaaaaaataaacatatcgCACACATTTCTTCAATAAtaggtttgtaaaatatttacgttATTGTAAAGTCCTGGCTACAGATTTTTCTTAACCTCAGGGGGAGCAATAAATGAGACATGTAAggaatcaaatacaaaataaatataaaatttcattaatataacGTGCAGCATTATATCGAGGGAGACGACACTTCGAGGGGGAGGAGGATCTCTACTGCCATCAGTCTATTGCTGCATATTTACATGCATGTGTGTTTGAACTGTGGGgaactatattttatattatttagctaTAGTTGAACaaggtttatttttcttttactggtaTACATAGTGCAACTTGGGGTGGGGGAGAAGTGTAAGAGGAAAGGTGGTGTTGTGTAAAGACCTTGAGAACTACTTATGTAATACTTATTTAGGATTTAAATATTTCGGTAACTGAACTTGTCAATAGGAGAATAAAATAAGCTCGGAAAATATCATAATATGACGACGAGTGAGAATCAATACAAATTTACTGTGTTTAAGTTTGGTTCCATCCGATCAACaagattatatcaaaataattgctttttttcaatttcgcgatggttatctgcgctagccgcccctaatttagcagtgtaagactagaggaaaggcagctagttatcaccacccaccgccaactcttgggctactcttttaccgctgaaagggcaagcatgtttggtgtgatggggatacgaacctgcgaccctcggattaggagtcgagtgccctaatcacctggctataTCTTCTTGGAGGAAACATTCGTAACATTTTACAAGGAGTACGTATTGTCGGGAATAGTTTTATCCGATTTTTGTTAACCGTAAAGATGTACAGTACTGACTGAACTGTGCCCAAAGGAGGTGTAGAAACTCGATTTTAAAGTCATAAACTTTCAAACGTAACGCTGAAACATTGGGAGCGCTGTAAATTGTTTGTTCTTAAGTACAAAATGACACAGTAAGTTATCTGGGATCTGCCTAACGCTGGGATCGAGCCCGAAAGTTTAGGATAGAATAATAAAGTTACCGCTAAGCCAAAAGAGGGCATGCTGAAAGTCTTTGTATGAGTTTAATTCTCGAGTGGCTCAGTGGCTTGAGAACCTGTAACACTTGAAATAGGAGACGAATACGAGATCTCGAAATAGATAAAAAACAGATGTTTTTCTGAGTCATTGCGCAATATtctgttttgtaattaaaaacactCACAAGTGGAAAGCAGATGAATCAATATATTTACACGTCACTCAACTGTAAGCTAATTTTGAAATAGACATATAAATCTGTCAACTGCTACTATTCATAACAActtacaaacacatacacacacacacacatatatatatatatattactagtaCATTTTATGTTATCCCACCACATAGGTATCCATTAAACAacttataacaacaaaatgtagATAAAGGAATAATTTATCTAATTAAAATAGAAaggccctacatggccaggtggttaggacgttcgactcgtaatatgagggtcactggttcgaatccccattgcaccagacatgctcgccctttcagccgaggggttgttatagtgtgacggtcgttggtaaaagagtagtccaagagttagcagtgagtgatgattactagctgcctttcctctagtcttacactgctaaattatggacggttagcgcagatatcccttgtgtagctttgcacgaaattcaaaacaaaccaaatccggGCCTTCACGAAAGCCAAACGTTGTCAATACTTACTAAACCAAAGACCACTGATTCTTGTAGTCTCAGGACAAGGTGTACtcttataaatttaaagaatatgAGAGATATGAGCCAATTAAAAGTCGGAGGTTAGGTTTTATATTgcatgcaaagttacacaaaattgGCTAACAGCACTAGTTATCCTTAAATTTGAAACGATAGACGCGACCAGAAGAAGAGAAGCTAACGACACCAATCACCAACTAATGGACTACACTAATTTAATAGTTGGATTTGACTGTCGATGTTATATCGTACTCATGACTGTTTAGAAAAGGTGCAATTTTGTGACAACAAACTGCGAACTATGATCCCTCGGATTTACCATTAGACCATAGCTGGTCCCGCTGTCGAAGGAAATCAAGCTACgataaaaactttcatttatgTGTTGAATATTTTGGCTGCAGTCAAGAAGTTAACGTTTTTATGAATGTTATTAAAGCTACGATGTagttt
Protein-coding regions in this window:
- the LOC143222258 gene encoding dynein axonemal heavy chain 12-like isoform X2 yields the protein MKDSIHKVISRSIRSYCESPRESWVMKWPGQAILCISQTYWTADIHQAIKNGLEGLASCGAWSCFDLEVLSVVAQQILTVQRGTEIKLNPTCSVFICMVGNLLSSHVMYH